A genomic segment from Flavobacterium litorale encodes:
- a CDS encoding DUF7619 domain-containing protein, producing the protein MKQKSLLFLLFVAIMANAQNVNIPDANFKSKLVAADVGTPNAYTAKDINGDYMVVDVNNDGEIQESEAQAVYRLYLDASNIADLTGIQSFTNLTHLNCSYNTTLTMLDISGMTNLQNVKVQYNALASVDASGCSSLSDLRCDVNQITNLNITGVSNLNFLSCSNNQLTNLDLSSVNLSYFYASYNLFTVVDLSMQSNLLEFSFYGCANLTTVYVKNGSDQSFNGEEFGECPNLNYVCVDESEYDAAYNSVLAMTQWDDQISIEDVTFTTTCSTTGEEGNAITGTVTFDIDADGCNASDTTHSFVKVTSTHNSAATTIFTNNNGYYSFAAETGDYDVALDLTDIPYFTAAASPVINFAALDGTVITHDFCITPDGVHPDLEVTVASVWGINPGFDTDFVLVYRNKGNQVLDGIMAFGYDDALLDYVAATPAYDNSATGILAWSFTGLQPFETRQILVTLNSNSPTETPAVNIGDVFDFTFTGTTNQTEVTPDDNEVNFSITAAGSFDPNNIICLQGNSLTPDEIGNFLHYTINFENIGTGAATFVVVTDEIDVAQYDVSSLQVLHSSHAVEATLEGNTITFKFDDINLAPEGQGNVTFKIKSLESIAVGDFVMNDASIVFDFNEAIETNEAVTTFEAAASLQDFASTTVNVYPNPATDVVTINAKSNITSVQLYDVNGRLLQSNSANDVTATLNIANQPTGLYFVKIVTQNGVQSVKITKQ; encoded by the coding sequence ATGAAACAGAAATCTCTCTTATTTTTATTATTCGTTGCCATAATGGCAAATGCCCAAAATGTAAACATCCCCGATGCAAACTTTAAAAGTAAATTAGTAGCAGCAGATGTAGGTACTCCTAACGCCTATACTGCAAAAGACATAAATGGGGACTATATGGTTGTTGATGTAAACAACGATGGCGAAATACAAGAAAGCGAAGCGCAAGCAGTGTACAGGTTATACTTAGATGCATCGAACATTGCCGACCTTACTGGAATTCAGTCGTTTACTAATCTAACACATTTAAACTGTAGCTACAATACTACACTTACAATGCTAGATATTTCTGGAATGACTAATCTACAAAACGTAAAAGTACAATACAACGCACTAGCATCAGTAGATGCTTCTGGGTGTTCTAGTTTAAGTGACCTTAGATGTGACGTGAACCAAATAACAAATTTAAATATTACAGGAGTATCAAATTTAAATTTTTTATCGTGTTCCAACAATCAGTTAACTAATTTAGATCTTTCATCAGTTAACCTATCATATTTCTACGCAAGCTATAACCTTTTTACAGTTGTAGATCTCTCTATGCAAAGCAATTTACTAGAATTTAGTTTTTACGGGTGTGCTAATCTTACTACAGTTTACGTTAAAAACGGTTCAGACCAATCTTTTAACGGTGAGGAGTTTGGAGAGTGCCCTAATTTAAACTATGTATGTGTTGATGAATCAGAATACGATGCTGCTTACAATAGTGTTTTAGCCATGACGCAATGGGATGATCAAATATCTATTGAAGATGTTACGTTTACAACAACGTGCTCTACAACAGGTGAAGAAGGTAATGCTATAACAGGTACAGTAACATTTGATATTGATGCTGATGGTTGTAATGCATCCGATACTACACATAGTTTCGTAAAAGTTACATCAACACACAATAGTGCTGCAACCACAATATTTACAAACAACAATGGTTATTACAGTTTTGCTGCCGAAACAGGCGATTATGATGTAGCATTAGATTTAACAGATATACCGTACTTTACAGCAGCAGCATCGCCAGTTATTAATTTTGCTGCATTAGACGGTACTGTTATAACACACGATTTTTGTATTACTCCTGATGGTGTACACCCAGACCTTGAAGTAACCGTAGCTTCAGTATGGGGTATTAATCCAGGGTTTGATACTGATTTTGTTTTGGTATACCGTAACAAAGGAAACCAAGTATTAGATGGTATAATGGCATTTGGTTACGACGATGCATTACTTGACTATGTGGCAGCTACACCAGCTTATGATAATTCTGCTACAGGAATATTAGCATGGAGCTTTACGGGTTTACAACCATTTGAAACACGTCAGATTTTAGTAACACTAAACTCAAACAGCCCAACAGAAACTCCTGCGGTAAACATAGGCGATGTATTCGACTTTACTTTTACAGGTACAACAAACCAAACAGAAGTAACACCTGATGATAATGAGGTTAACTTCTCTATAACTGCTGCTGGTTCATTCGATCCTAATAACATTATATGTTTACAGGGAAACTCGCTAACTCCAGACGAAATAGGAAACTTTTTACACTACACTATTAATTTCGAAAATATTGGTACGGGTGCAGCAACATTTGTAGTAGTTACTGACGAAATTGACGTAGCTCAATACGATGTTAGTTCATTACAAGTACTACATAGCTCGCATGCTGTAGAGGCAACTTTAGAGGGGAATACAATCACATTCAAATTTGATGATATTAACCTAGCACCAGAAGGGCAGGGTAATGTAACCTTTAAAATTAAATCGTTAGAAAGCATAGCAGTAGGCGATTTTGTAATGAATGATGCAAGTATTGTTTTCGACTTTAACGAGGCTATAGAAACAAACGAAGCTGTTACAACTTTTGAAGCTGCAGCATCGTTACAAGATTTTGCAAGTACCACAGTAAACGTATATCCAAACCCAGCTACAGATGTAGTAACTATAAATGCCAAAAGTAATATTACATCAGTACAATTATACGATGTAAACGGCAGATTACTACAATCAAATTCAGCTAATGATGTAACAGCAACACTAAACATTGCAAACCAACCTACAGGTTTATATTTTGTAAAAATTGTTACGCAAAACGGAGTACAATCAGTAAAAATTACAAAACAGTAA
- a CDS encoding citrate synthase, giving the protein MSNTATLEIDGKKYEFPLVVGAENEVAIDIEKLRAETGAITLDPGYKNSGSCKSEITFLDGEKGILRYRGYSIEDLAGKSNFLEVSYLLIFGELPTAAELDKFETTIRKHTLVNEEMKNIIDGFPKTAHPMGVLASLTSALTAFNPKSVNVSNEKEMYDAVCKTMAKFLVIATWTYRKAKGFPLNYYDNTQGYVENFMQLMFSLPTGPYKPDPVVVDALDKLFILHADHEQNCSTSTVRIVGSSHAGLFASISAGVSALWGPLHGGANQAVLEMLEEIQANGGDADKYLAKAKDKNDPFRLMGFGHRVYKNFDPRAKIIKKAADDVLSSLGVDDPILDIAKKLEASALEDEYFKSRNLYPNVDFYSGIIYRAMGIPTEMFTVLFAIGRLPGWIAQWKEMRVNKEPIGRPRQVYVGETVRAFKAVNER; this is encoded by the coding sequence ATGTCAAATACAGCAACATTGGAGATTGATGGCAAAAAATACGAGTTCCCGTTAGTTGTAGGAGCTGAGAATGAGGTTGCCATTGATATTGAAAAACTGCGTGCAGAAACAGGCGCAATAACCCTAGACCCTGGTTATAAAAATTCAGGTTCTTGTAAAAGTGAGATTACTTTTCTTGATGGCGAAAAAGGAATTCTGAGATATAGAGGATACTCTATTGAAGACCTTGCTGGAAAGTCTAACTTTCTAGAAGTATCTTACCTGCTGATATTTGGCGAATTACCTACTGCTGCTGAACTTGACAAGTTTGAAACCACAATACGTAAGCATACGCTTGTAAACGAGGAAATGAAAAACATTATAGATGGTTTTCCTAAAACAGCGCACCCTATGGGCGTGCTTGCATCGTTAACAAGTGCACTTACAGCATTCAACCCTAAATCGGTAAATGTAAGTAACGAAAAAGAGATGTATGATGCTGTATGTAAAACAATGGCTAAGTTTTTGGTAATAGCTACTTGGACGTACAGAAAAGCAAAAGGTTTCCCACTTAATTATTACGATAATACACAAGGTTACGTAGAAAACTTTATGCAACTAATGTTTAGCCTACCAACAGGACCTTATAAACCAGACCCTGTTGTAGTTGATGCATTGGATAAATTATTTATATTACATGCCGACCACGAGCAAAACTGCTCTACATCTACAGTACGCATAGTAGGTTCGTCACATGCAGGCCTATTTGCATCAATATCTGCAGGTGTTTCGGCACTTTGGGGTCCACTACATGGTGGTGCTAACCAAGCCGTATTGGAAATGCTAGAAGAAATTCAGGCAAATGGTGGTGATGCAGATAAATACCTTGCAAAAGCAAAAGATAAAAACGATCCGTTCCGTTTAATGGGCTTCGGACACAGAGTATATAAAAACTTCGATCCAAGAGCGAAAATCATTAAAAAAGCAGCCGACGATGTATTATCATCATTAGGCGTAGATGATCCGATACTTGACATTGCTAAAAAACTAGAGGCTTCTGCACTTGAAGACGAGTACTTCAAATCAAGAAATCTTTACCCTAATGTAGATTTTTATTCAGGTATTATTTACAGAGCTATGGGTATACCAACAGAAATGTTTACCGTACTTTTTGCTATTGGTCGCCTTCCAGGTTGGATTGCACAATGGAAAGAAATGCGTGTTAACAAAGAGCCTATTGGAAGACCAAGACAGGTGTATGTTGGTGAAACAGTAAGAGCATTTAAAGCAGTTAACGAACGATAG